Proteins encoded within one genomic window of Arachis ipaensis cultivar K30076 chromosome B08, Araip1.1, whole genome shotgun sequence:
- the LOC107610730 gene encoding uncharacterized protein LOC107610730, translating into MVAIIKSMLPESEKLPEDFYRSKTMIQELGLGYEKIDACSNHYMLYYKETSDKTSYVACTMCGHPRFKPKAGDTWHVDGVHHDESVITHPADADAWKQFDATHELFAQESRNVRLGLCTDGFNPFSGSKTPYSCLPVFVTPYNLPQSMCMRREYIFLSLLIPRPMSPEKRLDVYLRPLINELKVLWDNGVTTYDAWQKKNFNMKAALLWTINDFPAYGMLPGWSTHGRLSCPIFMKNIKSFLLQHSAKPCWFDCYQQHLPVGHAFRRDRYSFKKSTVENSFPPKRMSGVDILNELDKLEEANFRANSRGKKGDFGTIHNWGKTKDNANAREDLKLICKRPNLELVFENGNYEKPKATYVLDSQQRKIVCKWIKQLKFPDGYASNIS; encoded by the exons ATGGTTGCCATAATCAAGAGCATGCTCCCAGAATCAGAGAAGTTGCCAGAAGATTTCTACCGGTCAAAGACAATGATTCAAGAATTGGGATTAGGATATGAgaaaattgatgcttgttctaatCACTACATGCTATATTATAAAGAAACAAGTGATAAGACTAGTTATGTAGCCTGCACAATGTGTGGACACCCACGATTTAAGCCAAAGGCAGGGGATACA TGGCATGTGGATGGAGTACACCACGATGAATCGGTTATCACACATCCGGCTGATGCTGATGCTTGGAAACAATTTGATGCCACCCATGAACTATTTGCCCAAGAATCTAGAAATGTTAGGCTTGGACTTTGCACTGATGGTTTTAATCCATTTTCTGGCTCGAAGACTCCATACTCATGTTTGCCTGTATTTGTCACACCTTACAATCTTCCTCAAAGTATGTGCATGAGAAGAGAATACATATTCCTCAGTCTTTTGATCCCTAGACCGATGTCTCCCGAAAAAAGATTAGATGTTTATCTTAGACCATTGATTAACGAGTTAAAAGTTTTGTGGGACAATGGTGTTACTACTTACGATGCATggcaaaagaaaaattttaacatGAAGGCAGCATTATTGTGGACTATAAACGATTTTCCAGCTTATGGAATGTTGCCTGGTTGGAGCACTCACGGTCGACTTTCTTGTCCAATTTTTATGAAGAACATTAAATCTTTTCTACTACAACACAGCGCTAAACCCTGCTGGTTTGATTGTTATCAACAGCACTTGCCTGTTGGTCATGCATTTCGTCGTGATCGGTACTCTTTTAAAAAGTCAACCGTGGAAAACTCTTTTCCACCGAAACGAATGAGTGGAGTTGACATCTTAAACGAGTTGGACAAACTCGAGGAAGCTAACTTTAGGGCTAATTCGAGAGGAAAAAAAGGTGACTTTGGTACCATTCATAATTGG GGCAAGACAAAAGACAACGCGAATGCAAGAGAAGATTTGAAGCTAATATGCAAACGCCCTAACTTGGAGTTGGTATTTGAGAATGGAAATTATGAAAAACCAAAAGCCACATATGTCTTAGATTCTCAACAAAGGAAGATAGTATGTAAGTGGATAAAGCAATTAAAATTTCCTGATGGTTATGCATCAAATATTTCATGA